In the genome of Mucilaginibacter sp. 14171R-50, the window TTGTGCAGGATGTATTTATCAAAATATGGAAAAACCTGCCCGGCTTTCGTAACGATGCGCAGTTATACACCTGGATGTACCGCATTGCTACCAACGAGTGCATTACCTTTTTAAACAAGAAAAAGCAAAAAAACAATGTATCGCTTGATGATGTGAACTATGAACTGGCGGACACCCTATCGGGCTCAGACCATTTCAGCGGCGACCAGATACAACGGAAATTGCAGGAGGCTATACTAACCCTGCCGGATAAACAACGGCTTGTTTTTAACATGAAATACTT includes:
- a CDS encoding RNA polymerase sigma factor, with protein sequence MAIQAEDEEILSKFRDEETRNEAFNLLLKKYQQKIYWHVRRMVIDHDDADDIVQDVFIKIWKNLPGFRNDAQLYTWMYRIATNECITFLNKKKQKNNVSLDDVNYELADTLSGSDHFSGDQIQRKLQEAILTLPDKQRLVFNMKYFDDMKYEEISDVLGTSVGALKASFHLAVKKIEAFITSTD